gcgggcggggtcgaagcaggggggagggaggtggcaaCGCATGCGCGACGCGGCGGGAGGGCGCCGCCTAgcgggcgggaggcggcagcgccgcgggcgggcgggagggAGCGGTACCGTCCGGCGAGCGCCTTTGCGGGATTCAGGCGCTCGGGCGGGGTTTGCGTGACCCGCCGGGGCTCCCGCCACGCAGCGGTTTGTAACTTACTACCCCCGGTACCATCCACAAAGGTCGGGCAGGGCCCCAAAACCCACGCTCCCCGCGGTGGGATGGCCGCCCCACCTGCTGAAACCAAAGAGCGCGTTCAGCCCGAACAAAGATTTTTGGGGCGAGTAGAAGCAACAGAGATCTCAAAGCAAAGTTTTTTATTGATTTGGAGCTGCTGTAAAACCGCTCCGTGGCCGTTGCGCCGGGTGAGGCGGGGGGGCGGCACGGGGGGCCGATGCCTCCAACCCTACAGCAGCAAATCCTCCTCCgtcagcttctgctgcagctcGCTGCCTCGCGGGCCCGCTGGGAACACCGGCAGCTTCCTCGTGGAGACACTGTCACCGTCCCCGAGCCCCGACCCAGAGGCTGGCTCCGGTTCCCTCATGTCATCGGACCCAGAGCCGGACTCCGGCCCCGACAAAGGGAACAAGCCGTGCAGGTCCTGGTATTGCGCCATCCTGAAACACAGAGTGGCAGCTCGTTTATTCCAAAAATGTGTTACTTTGTTTATTCTCTCTTAACGCACCGAAGCTTCATGTTGCCCTGTGCGGGTGAGCCgtgctgtggcagggctgtCACGACAGGGATACTGCGTGTTTTGGGTGCCGACATTCAGTGCGCGTTCCGTAACGAACTTACAGGGACATGTCTGCTATGGGAGGAAGGATCCTGTTGGCTCCACCGGTGGGCACGTAGAACCAGGGGCCCTCCTCCTCGATGCAGTTAGCAGACCAGGCGTCGGGGCGGCATCTCACCCTCTTGTACCGTGCCTTCTGCAGCGGAGCACCTGGTTGAATCAGCTGTGCGTTATTCACCGGGAACAGGACGTTATTCACCAGGACCTATTAACTTTATGAGCACCTAGTAAAGCTTAAAGGAGCGGGAGAAAGTCATTGGCGTCACCCTGACTTCTCAACTGCCTTAAGCTAAATTAACcctgaaaacttgttttaaatggCTACTGATACCCTAAGTGACACCTTTGCTATCAGAGGCATCTGGTGCTTCTCACACATGGCACCAGGAAGTCCACAGGAATTAGAAATGGAAGCCCCGTGGGAAACCAGTGCCTCACACCAACGTCACAGCAGGGCTCATCCCTGGCTCAAGGCATGGCACGTCCGTGGGAGACCTGTGGGCTCTGCCACCTGCAGCTGTCCCCAAAGCTGGTGGAGGTATCTCAAGATCTCCTGGGGACAAGCCACCCCATGGAGAGCTGTCTCCAGCGCCCTCCCTTCCTCTGTTGGCCTCAGCGAGGGTCAGAGCCAGCTCCGCTTTGGCTTTGtgtgcctcagcacagcccctctgaGTCCAATGGGATGAGTTTTGGTGGGGAGGTCGGAAACCGAAGGTGTGCCAGGAGCCACCTGCCACAGGAGCAGATCTGGGGACTACGCAGGCTCTCAGAGCGTGTCACCATAGCAAAGACAGTTCAGGCATCTAGACACGACTCGGGGTTTTGCACACCCACGGTTTCAGTGCTGGTGCCCCCCAGGTGCCTGATCAGAGCTGCCGCTGAAAAGCAGGTCttcaaaaaacaccaaaaggacaaaataatGATCATGTAGTAAAGATAAAACCAGTGGCGTTTTGTCCTTCCTCTTGGTCTCATGTAATTAATTTGTTCTGAAGCCTCCTGGCTCATTCTCTCCCTGATGGcatttcatctattttttttctcagttgcttGGGAATATCTTTCTGTAATTACACTTCTCTATTGGCCTATATATTTCCATAATGTACTAGATGACTTTCAGATACCTCCTACACTcttctgtaagagaaaaaagatcTCATGGGTATCATTTCCTGATTCTTTTTCAGCGTATTCctttttcatacatattttcttctcttagcATATTATTAAGAAGGTTTTTAATAATaagtggcaaaaaaataaacaactgcaGCTGAATAATTTACAATTAAACAATGTACAAGAAGCAGGCCATAATCCCTCAAGATCAGCCTCCGAGTGGTAGATACATAACAAAAGCCCATCACTATCACAGCCTTGGGTTGGGGACAAATTATACTCTACTTGCCTGAAAAGCACTTCTCTCTTACAAGAAACAAATCCACAGAGTAAGTAATCATGAATCAATGTTTCCTTTTAACTGTTTTAGTGCTGCATGTTGCAATGTTCTACCAAAAAACCCGTTCAATTTCCTCATACTTACAACTAGTTTCCTTTCCTGTCCCCTCAAGAAAGTAGACCAACAGAAGTTATGACATGGGAACTGTTAGATACTTTGTCAGTAGCTACATAACTGAATAACAGTAGTAACTGGACCACTGTGAAAGGGCtggttaaaaaatatatatattgaaatCTATGAATTGAaaaatgtacacacatacaGCCATGTATTTGATGAAGTATTTTTctcagaggagctgggaaagggaCACAGAAATGCTCCACTTGCAGAAAGCAACTTTTCTTTTCACTCCCcttccagaaaatgaaatgttagaaaaacaggttttctgaGTACATCTCATTACCCCTAGAAGAAGGTCAGTTTGAAAAATTTGGAGGCTGCCTACTTGGCCTACACCGCATAGCCCAGAAAGAGGATTACCAAGAGAACAACCACCCCGTTTTACCTTGTGCTGTGTATCCCACAAAGAGGATTAAACAAATAGCCAGGAAAATCCTCCCGTTACATCTGATAAGGAGCTGCATTTTGGCCGGCATCCCCCCGCTCGCCACCAGCCTTCACCACAGCTTCACGCTTCAGAAATATGACGGGGCAAGGGGATCAACTTTTAGAAAAGGTTTCCAAAACCTCAAACCCAACCCATAACCTGCGTCACTACTTCCTGATTGACGGGGGTGAGACATGTACAGAAAAGCCCAGCACTCTGACCTCCCAGCCTTcatcactcaaaaaaaaaaaaaaaaaaaatccccactgCCTTCATCTCCAGTTTTGCCTgaggagaaaagcaaacccaggaCCAAGCAGCCCGACTGAAGGTGTGTGCTGCCGGCAGCGCGTCGTCCAGGCGTGCATCCCACCCGGTGCCTGCCTGATGCTCAGAGGGCTCCAGGGCATTTGCTGTTTCCTCCAGagagaaaaagctgcttttcatgtCTCCGACTTTCAGGCCGCTGCATTTTCGCATTGGCACTGGCAGTGATTTTCCCTGCCTCGAGCCCTCAGTCCATCAGGAAGGTTGAGAACCAGTTGCTTGCAGTCAGTGCAAGTTTCACCAACTGggaaataatctttttccaCAAAAGCAACTTGCCTCTGGAATCTCATGCCAGGGTTGGGTGTTCTTTTTCAAAGCGGGATCTTAAATATTCACGGTAGAAGTGAAAAAGTATATTAATTTAGCGAACATATTCTGGTAGAAACGTGTCAGCTCTTTTCTGAAAGGGCACAGAGGATCCACTCAGCCGTATCAGCACCGTGTGGTGCGAGTGTCCCAGGGAGTGTGGCAAAGCATTCGGACAGCATGTGGCACTGGGAAGAGCCTGTCTGAAAGCCATGAAAATCCTTACATAGATAGACACACGGAAGCTGCCTTCCAGCTAGCTCATacctttttcttgcctttcagtTGTGATTAAACCAGGCTTGAGTTCACTTAATAAATTACAAACAACAAGGTTATCGAAGCGGTGGAGGTTTTCCTTAGTCATACCATTAGCTGCTGGATTAACTGAGGCACCGACGTGCGGGCCTAACGTGCTGCCAGCACCtttggcagtgctgcagctgataGTGTAAGTTCTCTGTGGTAATTCTATTTTTACGCAGTGAAAAGTCCATGGAGGCCGCCGGTGGGGATCTGGGCTGAGCGGTGACTTTCTGTGGGGCACGGTGCtccaccaaaaccccacaactagTGGAAGAGACccctgcagcatctccccttTCTGGGCTGGGATTTACCGACAGGCGATGGACCCAGCTGCACGTTCAGCATCAGTGAGGTTTATTATGAACCTCTGCACACAGagttttttttctggcacatAAAGAAAAGGCGCCTCAAACCTTTTACAGGCACAGAAGGACTCACGTGCAGTGGTTATTCCTATCAGCCTcatttctgctttgtatttttagcatcaactcttttttcttttgttttgtttttcaaggtgACGCTCAGCATCAATAGGAAGCTGGGTGAATGCGTGTACGGAGGTGATCAGCTTCCACCTGCTGAGGGCTGCAGAAAATGTTCCGGCAATAACACCTCTCATTTTCCACGGGTCATGGTCACGCGCTGACCCCCTCCCACACCCATCCAGTGTGGGCAAACAACACCCCATGTGAGAAAGCACCCCTCCACTGGctatttctgcctttcccacCGGCCTGGGGCTCTTTCCAACCCAAGAAGCCCTGTGGGatgcagctggagagctgcccaccagcaggcaTGGTCATGGGAGGCCAGGGAtcctgcaggggcagggggttAGCTGCTGGGGGTAGGTGGGAGCTGTAAACCCCCTGTATCTGGAGGGGGATCTCGCAGAGCCGAGTTATCTGTCTTGCATCATCAGCCAATGAGGGAACTTGTAGCGCTGGCAGTTTTGCCACAcggttttgttattttcttctgtgtcagCGGCACGCCTCAGGAAATGAGATTGCTTTACAATTGGTAACCATAGGAAAACCCAAGCAAATTTTCCACTCTCCCATCTCACGATGACCTGCGTAATGGGGTCCAGAAGCCTGCGGGGAGCATCAGCCTGGGCCCATCTCCTTCTGTCCTGCTGCGCTTTGCAGGTGCCTACACCCCACCATGCTGGGCAAGCAAAGAGCTTTCCACCTTCCTGCAGACATGGAAGTGATACTGGATAACTAGATCTGAAGCCATCTGGGATGTGCAAGTCTTAAGAGTAAAGTGTGCCCTTTGTAGTGTCATGGGATGCCCAAGAAACACTGACTGTGCCATTATTTACTTCTCTATAAACCAGTCAGgacataaaatgcaaataatcaGCACAAATTTAAAAAGTCTCATCTTGAGCTAGAGGCCACAGATTGCTGAAAGTtaacacactttttttaaaacacagaacagcacACAAGCTATATGAAACTGGAACACTAACCTTGAAATGTGCTGTGGCATGACTAACAgagtttaaaagaaagaagttttttttaagtcaaatattttcaatCCAAGAGGAGAGGACAGTCACCATACCTAGGTCAGCTACCTCAATTCTACATCCCGTAAACTGCAAGGAAGATTCAGAGGATAATACTCCTCTTGCATAGATCCTGTGTATACAGACTAGAAAGTTAAATGCCCCAACAGTATAATCctgtaaaaagaagaaataaatgaggAGCAGGTATTTGAGAATGCAGCTCGCTCCTGCCTGGGGTATTTCTTACAACTACCACACTGAAGCACTGCCGTTATTTTCAGATCACATGCAAATCTGATTAAgagctttgcatttttctaagGCATTAATTGGGGGAGCAGtgggcaggtggagggagggggctgcctcAGCATTGTGCATCCAGCCCCTTGACCAGACACCGAGGACTCTTCAGTACGTGCCTGAAAAATCTGGGAGCAGCCCCTCCTAAACTATAACAAACACTTCAAAATCTAAAGTGATGAACTGGTCCTTAGTTGTAACTCTTGGGGCTATTTTATTTCCCACTTGGCTTCAGAAGTAACAACTGATTTAGTGACATCACTGCATGGGGACCACAACACAGGAGTGCCGGGTGCGAGGGTATCCATCCCGCTGTTGAGGGCAGGGGATGTAGGGCAGAGAAAATTGCCCAGCGAGCCCACTTCAGTAACCCAGAGGGGCATCATGGGGGTGTTTCAGCCAATTCTTTGGTGGACACCAACCCCTGCACTGCTCTAGCCCAGATaagtgctggcagagcagctcgGTCCAGAGGAGAGGTCCAGAGGAGTGGTCCAGAGGGGCAGTCTGATGTAGCCGCATCAGGCcgctctgctgcttttccttgccGGGCAGCGCAGGTTTGCTTTGTAGCCTGTATTTCCTACAAGCAGCCAGCTGGACAGATGGGCTCCCATGGGTGCACTGGCACCCACCGTGCTGGTGCTTATcagcaaggcaggcagacaAGGCGATACCCGTCCAGATGGGGGGGTCCTGATAAGAAAGTTTCTCATTCATAACTGCTCGGTAATCAGATAAGCCCTAACTGTTGCAAGGCCCCTCTGGCTCTCAGGGTCAGCTTTTCCCCTACCTCAGCCAGCAGGAACTCAGTCCTGGCTTTGGCAGGGATCCAGGATGATCCCTGCACCCCTTGAACACTCATCCCCAGCACTCATCCCCAACGGAGCAGCAAAGCCggcagctggctggagcagccaggGGTGCTGAAGCACTGGGCCCTGCTTGCGATGCTCAGCTCTTTATTTACTCTGCTGGGAAAGTGGAAATATGGCTTTCGTACAGGTCACTGCTCTGGGGAGCAGCCAGTACGAAAAAGGCCACGTCTGTTACAAGCAGGgtgggaaaaggggggaaaaagggaatgaTGGCAATAGATAAAAAAAGAGGTCAGactgagcagaggggagagtGTCTGAACAGCAGCTGGGTTGAACACGAGGAGCTTTTTTCTTGCCCATCCTGTCTTTTGGGAAGGCAGAacgggtttttttccccaacactTGCTGGTGAGGTGGGACAAGACCTGTCAGACCTGGACATCCAATGGGCCCTGAGCACATTGATCCATCTCAGACAGTACCCACGAGCTGCCCTGTTAAACACCCCAGAATCACCCTGACTCCCCTCAGCAGCCTGCTCCCTtccaggcaggcagcccagctAGATTTAAGGATGCTTTCTGCCACCAGCTCACATTCAGCCAATGAACCTTTAGGggctgaaagcaaaaatatatcCCTGCCTCCAAACAGCAAAGAGCTGGCAACCCCACGGAGGAGTTTTGGGTTGATCTGGGGGGATTTCTAAATCCAACCCTGAGCAAAGATGAATCCTTAACCTGGGTCACACCTGAACTCAGCACCTGGCCCCTGTATTCACCCGTGTACCCGGAGCATCATGGCATGTGTAGCAGGGCGGTACGTGGCATCCCTCAGCCTCTCGTGCTGCCACCTCTTGCCTCCTAGAGCAGTATCTGGACCTGGGCCATGAAGATAAGATTCTGATCTTGCAAGAAATCATTAACGCCCATGTCCATTGGGTAGAAATCAGACATTTGCTACCATCTAGATCACATAGAAGAGCAactctttgttttttcccacGATAAAGGTCAAGAACAAGGAGAGATCTTTGCTGGAAAGCCACAGCTGCATCAAGATTGAACGCAGCCACTGACTGACAGGAAGCTGCCAACGGCCTTTCCCCATCAGCGATCTCCCCTCTGCCAAAAACGTTAACCAAGCAACAGGCCTGTCCTTCAGGACAAAAGAAGCAGCTTTCCTTCGTGTTGGGAGGTGCgatgctttctgtttccatgcACCAAAGCCTGGCACAGCATACTGGCTGGCAAATGCGGGACTATAGTTTAAAATCAACAACTTGTTAAGACATGacacagcagctgagctgcagtttCTGATTCAGGAGGCAATTTCAGTAGCCATCCTTCCGTCTGTAAAACCTCATCCAAAAGCAGCACCATCCCCATGGTGGAAATGCCCAGCCCTCACTGGGGGCATGACTCGTACAGTGGAGCAAGGGGGAAGGGAGTCCCTTTCATGCAGCTGTTCATTGAGAAAATGCCCCTAAAACCACAAGGAATTAACTAAGGAGAGAAGGATGGTGGGacaaagatgttttaaaagcaaagcctgctgccctgttcctctgctgcttctctgggaGTGTCTTTTCATTGCAAACCAGTTGGTATTGATGCATACGTAGCTGGTTCGAGCTCAGTTACCTGGGTATGACACACAGCTGTTTTTCCAGAAGATGGTTTCTTCAGCACAGGACAACTTCACATGAGTAAGCTAGCTTCTCAGCAGCTTTTAGATGCTTTATGTCAACCCTGGGGCCTTCCCCTATCCGATCTCCACCCCGAGCAGCTCACCTTGCCTCCACTCTCTGCACAAGTGCAAACCTACTTCTAAGCACAAGCACCACCAGGGCCACAGAAAAACTTCACGCTGTGCGAGGAGAAAAGGCATCAGGGGATTTAGGAAGACGGAGAGGAATGGGAAGCACAGATGGTCTGGTGGAGGGTCTGCCCCTGAACCAGAACCACTTCTCCCATCCCATGTGTAAagtggagcagagctggtgttCAGGCCTCAGTTAACCAACCCTTTAATTACAGTCACAGTTTTGTGATCTTCACTGAGTTGTTGGGGAAAGAGGTGAAATTACATTTAGAGTGAAAGAGAACAGGGGGTTTGTAACTCCTATTGGCCAAAGGAGCTGGAAATTTTTAAACTAGTTTTAAGCGTGTTTGTTTTAGAAGAAACAtccttttgtttttgaaatgtgacacacagaagagaaaaacgAGGAAGGCATGAAAAGCAGGCCTGCCATGGGAGCCTCTCCCCAGCAGGACTGGCACACCCCAGCCCACCAAGCCCTTTCTGAAGCATCTGCTTCATGCTCTTGGGATGgacactgctgcagcacaaagcaaCATGTTCCAAACTGGTGTCCCTCAGGTTCAGAAACAGCCTGCAGTGCAGACGAAGCTCTCTGcccctggcagcacaggggaTTTCAAGATGGGTACATCCCTTTAGAAAACACAATTTAcattcattaggaaaaaaagcattttttgccttTACCTACTTCAAAGAGATAGGCTCTGTAATAGctcttattttttcatctcttttagTGCAGAAGAGGACTCAGACAGGGGTCAGCCAGCAGAGAAAGCCGAAGGCTGGGGCAAGATTCATCTCCTCTAACCTTTCTAGCAAACAGTGCAGCAGGGAGGCCAGGACAGGCTGACCAGGGAGATAAGACTCATAAGACCTTGCATTTGTAATACCTTGAGCCTTTATGGTGTAGAGAGTGAAGTATGTCTTTCCATGAGCTCTATGTAATGCTGGCAGCTTGGTGGCATAAGAGAATATTAAGGCAAAGCACACGAAAAAGTTAAAAAGGATTTGCAAGTTATTTGCCACAAATTCCAGATGTGGACAGGCAGGATGGATAGCAGCGTGTGGCACTCATAAGCCCTCAGTGTCCGCACACAAACCCTTGGTAAGTATTTGGTGTTCAGGGTATACTTCACTGGCAGGAGATTACGGGTATTCTTTATTGTCCCCTCCTTGCCTGCAGACCACATGCTGCCAACTGGATCCAGCATCACCATTTCTGTCTCCTTGTCTGTACCAGACATGGCTTCTGGGGTGTCACTACCTCCATTATTTAAAAGTTCTGCCTTTCTAGTGGAAGGAGGCTCTGTGCCCACTTGACTGCATCCTCTTGTGAATTGCTGTGAAATGGCTCTGGTGTTTGCTGAACCCACAGGCTATCCAGAAatgggctgcaggagagcaggaggaacTTAATAGCCAACACTCCAAGTGGTTTGAGACCCCACCTGTGAACCACTTGCTTTTGTGTCCCTCCAAGACATATAGCACACAGGAAATCATCGTGttagtttcttcttcttttgccCCATGCATTTCACCTGTGGATCTCAGAGTAGCTCTCTGATGCAAGTGCTTGTACTCTTACGGCATTCAGTGACTAACGCCAGCTCACTCCATTACATGCCCATCGTGACCTTTCCTGCAATCACTCATCCAGTTCCtctttgtttcagcagaaaattgcattaaaaaccTCAGTGAAATCCTTGAATCCTTGTTCAATTCCAACTAGTAAGTCTTTTTTATAGCAACAATGAGCACGTAAAAAGACCAAGTATTTTGTGCGTACCGAAGGCCAAAACCTCAAGCACTAAACATTCAAAACATGGCTAAAACCACTCACATTATTAAAGTCTTTGGTGTTAAGCCACCACATTATCAATCACTTTGCCCTAAACAAATGTTTGATACCACAGACAATTCccattctgaaaagcagcaatgcgTTTGCAAAACGTGTTTAGCATCCCAGCAGTCCGACAGTCTCTCTGGCACACCATCCAGATCTTCAGCTGTAAAGACACAGTCGTACaatggttttggaaaaaaagcagccaggcaAGTAGTCTTGTCAGGAAATCTCTGTTTGTACGCCTACCCATGACACAGAAGAGCTAGAAACCACCAGCCAAACTGCAACACTAAAAAGTGCTAGCAGGCACTTTACACAGAGTTCCTGGGAAGTATgtaaaagcagttttcaaagcaaattttaaacCTGCATTAATAATTTGTGGTGAACTCTGAAGCAGTCAAAGATGTTGCAAttgaggaggaaagaaagttGACAAATGCTTCACACCACAACTTTACACACTTGATTTTAACATAACAGTCTTTAGTTCTGTAACTTCAAGACTGCAGAAGGGTTGGCCTCATGAGCTGCCAGCCTAGCTAAGTCCTCCTTCACAGAACTAATTCTGGGCATCTTACAGTGAAAAGTTCCACAGAAAACCCCTAGGTAACACCAACTGTctcaggttttttaaaaagactcaCACAAATAAAGCTCATCTTCATTCTCAGTGTGGAGCGAAAACACCAAACGAACCCAAGATGAGTAAAGCCACGCATTAACGAGATCAGCCTTGTTCCTCATTGTCTGATGCTGAGCTTGATCAAGCTCCCACAGTATTTCTGGATGtggaagcacagcagcaacCAAACCCTGTGAGCGCTGCACTGATACACTGACACAtctctgttttgcagataaagAAGGAAACCATCCACATTGCCAGGACCACATGAGCCTATGCTGGGGCAGGACCAAAACTCCCAACAGAGGAGCCTTTGGGCAGGTGAACAGAGCGAACCAGCCCGGGAACCTTTTGGTTTTGCCACACGAAGGCAGCAAAAGCCACCGGCTGCTCCCTTTGCAACACAGGGGacctgctttcctgctgcaaaaGGGAAGTGAGGGCTCACTTCTGCCTGCTTCCCCCCGTATTTCAGCTAGCTTAAAGAGGGGAGAACAGAAAAGGACATGGCCATCACCTCTTGCTGCTCTCCTTCAGTCCGGTTccctcaagggaaaaaaaaaataagagctCCTTTGATGGGTTTGCAGGGAGAGACACAGAACAGACACTGGTTTCTTTCCTGTAATATTTAAGCACAGCACAACCTTCCTGATCGACCTGTTTTATAACACATACCATGTCTCTAGCCAGCATGAGAATTAAGAGCActtccattaaaacaaaactgtgggTTTAATCAAACCAAATTACTTCTCATTAGTATTATGCACTCCTTGAAGAAGTATGCTGAGGTTATAGCCTCCCAGTTCAGACCTCACTCTCAATATGAATCTTGCACAAACATGAGCTTCTTGTAAACCTCTCTGGTTTATGCTGGGTAAGGAGAAAAAACTAGTAGAACAGAAAGGAGGTTTCAGTTGTAAGATTTTGTTGCCGtacaaataggaaaagaaatacaggttAAATGGAGTTCACAGGAACCTAATCTTTCAttaatctttgaaaaaaatgcctgaCCTCACACACACTTTACAGTTAAAACTCAACATTCCTGAAGGCAGCTTTGCTGCTTAATCCAACAAGCTCCCTGCCTCCTTTTAACTAAATATACACTCTTACTTAACTTAATTCTCTCAAAAAATTGAACAAACAGGAATTATTCAAAACGTTTCCTTAAAAAGACATGCCTTAAAAGAACCACAGTGTTGTGTGTTGTGCTGAGCATCTGGCACAATACCATCTCCAGTAATAAAACATACCTAGCTGGTGACAGTCTTGAACGTTTACTATAGAAGATGAAGAATTGTCATCGTTGGTTTCCGTAACTCCATATGCATTTATATTAAACGCATTTACACTGTACTGCATggtttttaagaaaagctgcaaagctGAAGTGTTCTGGGTATCTTCAGAGGAGAGAGATTTCCAAATCACAGCACCAACCGCACAGCTGTATTGAAAAAGTTCTGATCCCTCTTTATTTCTAGGCCTTCGTGACTATGGGCTCACTCCTACCTGTCTGCTGAGCTCTCAACAGGATTTTGGTGAATTCGGAACCTTCCTCTGCACACAACTGCTGGTTAAGAGACACACATCGCCCTGCACTTCACATGGCTTTGCCTACCCTGCAGGTAACTTTTGACACTTGCTTCAGACCGGTAGTTGAAGGATatgacaggaaaaagaagaaaaaaaaatattttgcatgctGGTATAGCCCACAATCTACCTTTCCCCAAATTACAAGTAAACTGAAGTTTGATGAACTAatccttgcttttaaaaatttgctcAAAGGCTCTCAGTGGTGGAATATTgatgtacaaaagaaaaaaaaacccaaccccgAACACATATTCTTCTACTTGAATATGAAGCTAAAAGCTAACAGGAAAAACCCTCTAACTTTCAAATCACAACTTTGTGGAAAAAGTGCATGCTAGCTTTAATTGAAATCATAGACAAAAATAACGTGCAATACAGCCCACTGAGAACCGTTTCACTGAGAAACTCTGGGTCGCCCTAACTTCAGGCCACAGGAAGAACTGAACTGAAAGATCTGACAGCATAAAATAAACTCCTAAAGGCTGACTAGCCAGTTATTTAGTAAAACAGgaacaacacacacacaaacacgtGCACCTACTCTTATTCTGCATGCATGCAGGGAGCTGGTCTAGTTTTGAGTTTTGCTGTCTCTCATTTCTAGGACCCATTTGTCGGCCTATTTGTTTGTGGTTAGTCTTCTGCAGAGAATTCTGCAAGCTAGAGATTTTTACCACATGTTTGAGATGTACATACGCTTTTGCTTGCACATGCTTCCCCTCACACCCTTCAAGCTAAcgtcattttttccccccttgtttTCTTGTACTTTCCAGAAGAACGCAGTTGTTTTGACTATACTTCTTCAATGCTTTCTATTGCTATTCTTCCCACAAACTTGA
The Falco naumanni isolate bFalNau1 chromosome 9, bFalNau1.pat, whole genome shotgun sequence DNA segment above includes these coding regions:
- the SRGN gene encoding serglycin translates to MPAKMQLLIRCNGRIFLAICLILFVGYTAQGAPLQKARYKRVRCRPDAWSANCIEEEGPWFYVPTGGANRILPPIADMSLMAQYQDLHGLFPLSGPESGSGSDDMREPEPASGSGLGDGDSVSTRKLPVFPAGPRGSELQQKLTEEDLLL